From the genome of Nakamurella flavida, one region includes:
- a CDS encoding MOSC domain-containing protein, producing MSRVLSVNLATARTVSAPRSTWSRTSGIDKRPVDHPVQVTAPGRRGVAGSGMAGDDVCNLRHHGGDDQAVYAYAREDLDRWESELGRTLPSGCFGENLTTTGISVSDTVVGERWRIGDGLVLEVSDPRIPCRTFATFLDERAWMRRFTEAAAPGTYFRVVTPGAVRAGDPITVLSTPDHGITVALAFRAMTTEPDLLPHLVDATGLSQEARDNARRRTRIALDTDPQTPTDA from the coding sequence ATGTCGCGCGTTCTCTCGGTCAACCTCGCCACCGCCCGCACCGTCAGCGCGCCCCGGAGCACCTGGTCACGCACCTCGGGGATCGACAAGCGTCCGGTGGACCACCCGGTCCAGGTCACCGCCCCCGGCCGCAGGGGGGTGGCCGGCAGCGGGATGGCCGGCGACGACGTCTGCAACCTGCGCCACCACGGCGGGGACGACCAGGCCGTCTACGCCTACGCCCGGGAGGACCTGGACCGCTGGGAGTCCGAGCTCGGCCGGACCCTGCCGTCCGGCTGCTTCGGCGAGAACCTCACCACCACCGGCATCTCCGTCAGCGACACCGTCGTCGGCGAGCGGTGGCGGATCGGCGACGGGCTCGTGCTGGAGGTCAGCGACCCCCGGATCCCCTGTCGGACCTTCGCCACCTTCCTGGACGAGCGGGCGTGGATGCGGCGCTTCACCGAGGCAGCGGCCCCCGGCACCTACTTCCGCGTCGTCACCCCCGGTGCGGTCCGGGCCGGCGATCCGATCACCGTGCTGTCCACGCCCGATCACGGCATCACCGTGGCCCTGGCCTTCCGGGCGATGACCACGGAACCCGATCTGCTCCCCCATCTCGTGGACGCGACCGGTCTGTCGCAGGAGGCCCGGGACAACGCCCGCCGCCGCACCCGGATCGCGCTCGACACCGACCCGCAGACCCCCACCGATGCCTGA
- a CDS encoding diguanylate cyclase domain-containing protein, translating into MTSVDHAVNIATEELPRVLLRAIGAAQHGSTIADAAQPDLPLVYVNQSFTDMTGYEADEVLGRNCRFLQGPDTDPAVVRSIRAAIQEGRDSRTVLLNHRKDGTPFHNELTISTVRDDAGQITHLIGVQIDVTDQVELQRELTEQATTDSLTGLGNRKRVTDTLQSWQSAATDADGAVVVYLDIENFQRVNEAYDYEVGNRLLIHVGRRLSELAAPGDVVARLDADTFVLARRVPRADTAAVAGDLIEQVTEAVSEPLRLFGRRIPAAVTCSTATWPTDGDPAAAILEAAHHNLRTTRVAARSAVR; encoded by the coding sequence ATGACTTCGGTAGACCACGCCGTCAACATCGCCACGGAGGAACTCCCGCGGGTCCTGCTCCGCGCGATCGGGGCGGCACAACACGGCAGCACCATCGCCGATGCCGCACAGCCCGACCTTCCGCTGGTGTACGTCAACCAGTCGTTCACCGACATGACCGGATACGAGGCGGACGAGGTCCTCGGACGCAACTGCCGGTTCCTGCAGGGCCCGGACACCGACCCGGCGGTGGTCCGGAGCATCCGGGCGGCCATCCAGGAGGGCCGCGATTCGCGCACCGTGTTGCTGAACCACCGCAAGGACGGCACGCCGTTCCACAACGAGCTCACCATCTCGACCGTGCGCGACGACGCCGGGCAGATCACGCATCTCATCGGCGTGCAGATCGACGTCACCGACCAGGTCGAGCTGCAGCGCGAGCTGACCGAGCAGGCGACCACCGATTCGCTGACCGGTCTGGGCAACCGGAAGCGCGTCACCGACACGTTGCAGTCCTGGCAGTCGGCCGCCACCGACGCGGACGGGGCCGTGGTCGTCTACCTGGACATCGAGAACTTCCAACGGGTCAACGAGGCCTACGACTACGAGGTCGGCAACCGACTGCTCATCCACGTGGGGCGCAGACTCAGCGAACTGGCCGCACCGGGCGACGTCGTGGCCCGGCTGGACGCCGACACCTTCGTCCTGGCCCGGCGCGTCCCCCGGGCCGACACCGCAGCCGTGGCCGGCGATCTGATCGAGCAGGTCACCGAGGCCGTGTCCGAGCCGCTGCGTCTGTTCGGCAGGCGCATACCCGCCGCAGTCACCTGCAGCACGGCGACGTGGCCGACCGACGGCGATCCGGCCGCGGCGATCCTGGAAGCCGCCCACCACAACCTGCGGACCACCCGGGTGGCGGCCAGATCCGCGGTGCGCTGA